The segment ATGGATTTTTTCAATTTTTCCGGATCGGCGTCCTCGACGACGCCGTAGACGGTGTTGCGCATGAGGATCGGCGGCTCGGCCGGGTTGAGCACGATGATGGCTTTGCCGCGCTTCGCGCCGCCGATCTTTTCCAGGCCGCGCGCGGTGGTATCGGTGAACTCGTCGATGTTTTGCCGCGTCCCCGGGCCGGCGCTTTTGCTGGCGATCGTCGCGACGATCTCGGCGTATTGCACGGGGCCTGCTTCTCCCAGAGCGTAGATGAGCGGCACGGTGGCCTGGCCGCCGCAGCTCACGAGATTGACGTTGGGCTCGCCCACGTGCTCGTTCAAGTTGACGAGCGGAATCACGTAGGGGCCGACCGCCGCCGGAGTGAGATCGATGGCGATCTTGTTTGCCGCTCTGAGCAGCGGCGCGTGCTGCACGTGCGCCTTTGCGGTCGTCGCCTCGAAGACGATGTCGAAGAGATCTTTCTGTCGCAGCAGCCCGTCGATGCCCTCGTGGGTCGTGGCCAGCCCTTCGGCCTTGGCGCGGGCCAGCCCTTCCGAATCGGCGATGATGCCGGCCATGATCGTCGGGACGAGAGACCGGCTCCGCTTCAACTTGTGGAGCAGATCGGTCCCGATATTGCCGGAGCCCAAAATAGCCGCGCGAATTTTTTCCATGAGAGTTCCTCTAGTAGCTTTTAGATTCTTACGTTTGAAATGTTATACACAAGAACTACAAGAAAATTTATCGCGCCAAGACGCCAAGAACGCAAAGAAAGAAATATTTCTCCGAACTTGGCGCGCTTTGCGTCTTTGCGCGAGGCATCTTTTCTCCGATTCCGTAACCCGAATGCAGGCGAAACTTTCAAATATTTTTGCTTAGCTATTACCACGCTTCTTTGACTGACGACTGACCGCTATCTTCATACGAACCGCACCGAAACCGTGCCGAGGCCGTCGAACGAAGCGCGCAAATGATCTCCGGCCGCCACATCAACGGCCGCTGAGATCGCTCCCGGCATGACGATCTCTCCCGCTTGCAGCGCCACTCCGAACTCTCCGATGGCGTTGG is part of the Candidatus Binatia bacterium genome and harbors:
- a CDS encoding acetaldehyde dehydrogenase (acetylating), which gives rise to MEKIRAAILGSGNIGTDLLHKLKRSRSLVPTIMAGIIADSEGLARAKAEGLATTHEGIDGLLRQKDLFDIVFEATTAKAHVQHAPLLRAANKIAIDLTPAAVGPYVIPLVNLNEHVGEPNVNLVSCGGQATVPLIYALGEAGPVQYAEIVATIASKSAGPGTRQNIDEFTDTTARGLEKIGGAKRGKAIIVLNPAEPPILMRNTVYGVVEDADPEKLKKSIDEMIRRIKEYVAGYRLLAKPLIEDVPNGKSKKKVTLFVEVEGAGDYLPKYAGNLDIMTSAAVKVGEEIARHLIAGTWKKPSPHPSPSGRG